In Haloarcula limicola, the genomic stretch GGAGCGCCGCCGCGCTCTCGCCGTCGCTGTTCGCCCTGCTGGCCGACACCCTCGCCAACCTCGTCCTGACCGCCGGGCTGCTCGGCTTCCTGCTGTTCGACGGCTGGGTGCTCGGCAAGGCGGCGCTCGACGAGTACGAGCGCGGCGCGGGTCGCCTGGCCCGACTGGCCGGTCGCCCGTGGTACTACGCCGTCGCCGTGGTCCTCCCGCTGTTCCTCGCGTTCACGCTCGTCTCCGGGCTGGGCGGTCTCCTCGGCGTCGCGGTCACGGCGACGCAGGCCGCCGCCGTCGCTCTCGTCGGCGTCGCCGCCTTCGTCGCCGCCGTGCGGTTCCGCGGTCGGCCCGCGAGCTGATCGAGAGCGGGAGATAGAAACCCGGAAACCGCTCCGCTCCCTCCGACGACGTAATGGAACGGGGCACCATCGACGTCACCTCTCTGGCAGGCGGACTGGACCTGCAGGCCACCGTCGAGAGCGGGCAGTCCTACCTCTGGGACCGCGAGGACGGCCGGATGTACGAGCGGGAAGCGGCCAGCGGCGGCGACGCGTGGTACTGGACGACGCTCCGAACCGACGAGGGGCCGGTCGTCGTCCGCGTCCGCCAGGCCGACGGTGAACTGGTCTGGGAGTCGTCGATCGACGCCGAATCGCGCGTCCGGACGCTGCTCGGCCTCGACGACGACCTGCCGGCGATACGCGAGACGGCACCGCCCGACGCGGTCGTCGAGGAAGCGTTCGACGCCTACTGGGGAATGCGGATCGTCCGCGACCCGGCGTTTCCCACTCTGATCGCGTTCATCTGCTCGGCCCAGATGCGCGTCGGACGCATCCACGGCATGCAGCGGGCGCTCCGCCGGGAGTTCGGCGAGACTGTCTCCTTCGACGGGCGGACCTACGACGCCTTTCCGACCCCCGACGCGCTGGCGGCCGCGAGCGAGGCGGAGCTCCGGGACCTCAATCTGGGCTACCGCGCCCCCTACGTCAAGCGGAGCGCGGAGATGGTCGCCAACGGCGAGGCCCGCCCCGAGGACGCGCTCGGCTTGGAGTACGAGGACGCCCGCGACGCGCTGACGGCGTTCGTCGGGGTCGGCGATAAAGTAGCCGACTGTATCCTCCTGTTCTCGCTGGGCTACCTCGAAGCGGTGCCGCTGGACACGTGGATTCGGGGCACCATCGAGGAGTACTACCCCGAGTGCGACCGCGGCAACTACGCGGAGACCTCGCGTGCCATCCGCGAGACCCTCGGCGGCGAGTACGCCGGCTACACGCAGACGTATCTCTTTCACTATCTCCGATCCGGCGGGCGGGACTAAGCGACGGGCGACAGAGCGAGTTATACGCGCCGTATTGAAGTAAGGTCGGCGCACCGGGGAATAGCGCGCGACTTACTTTCTACGTCCTGTCTGCTATTATGTCGCATGGACAACCCCGCGGTTCCGGACGGGTCGGCCGTAGTGATATCGAACGACGCGCCCGGCTCGGTGACCACGGTCAGGTCGCTGGGCAAGCGCGGCGTCAGAACCATCGTCGCGTCCGACAGCGACCGCTCGCCGGCGTTCGCCTCGAAGTACTGCGACGAGCGGGTGCGGTTGCCCAGTCCGTACGACGACCTGCTCTCGTACCGAGACGTGCTCCTCGACCTCGCGGCGCGCCCCTCCGTGAAGACGATCGTCCCCGTCAGAGAGGAGGACGTCTACGTCCTCTCGAGATACCGCGAGGCGTTCGAGGACTACCTCACGCCGGTGTGGCCGACGATGGAGACGCTGGCGGCGGTCCACGACAGACTCGCCCTCTTCTCGGCCGCTGAGCGGGCCGGCGTCGCCGTTCCGGAGACCAGACTGCTCACCGACGTGGACGACTGGGACCGTCGTCTCATCGCGAAGGGCCGCTACGGTGCGCTCACCGACTACTACGTCGACGAGATCCCGCCGACGGAGTCGTGGTCGATGCCGAACACGCAGTATTTCGAGCCGGGCGACCCCCCCGACGTCGAGGACCTGATCGACCGCATGGGCCACGTCCCCATCGTCCAGGAGTACGTCGCCGGGACCGAGTACACGATCCGGGCGCTGTACGACGAGGGCGAGGCGCTGTTCAGCACGCAGAAGGCCCTCCGTCGCGGGTTCAAGTACCCCCGCGGCCCCAGCGTCTACCACGAAGCGGTCGACATCCCGGAACTCCGCGAAGCGGGGCTCGCGGTGTTGGACGAGTTGGGGTGGCACGGCGTGGCGTCGGTCGGGTTCATCCGCGACGACGAGACGGGCGAGTTCAAGATCCTCGAAGTCAATCCGCGGTTCTGGTCGTCGCTCCCCTGTGACCTCCACGCGGGGGTCGACTACCCGCTGTACTACTGGCGGCTCGCCAACGGGGACCGCGGCCCGTTCGCGCCCGACTACCGCCCCGGAACGGCGTCGCACTTCCTCCGCGGCGAGATCAGTCACCTGCACAGCGTCGCGACGGAGGAGTACCCCTTCGTCGAGAAGCCGTCGCTTTCGCGAACCGCGGCGGCGACGGTCGGATCGATGGTCGCGCAGCCGCACTTCGACTTTCTCGATCGCGACGACGTGCGGCCGTTCGTGCGCGACACGGTGAACGCCGTCCTGGAGAAAGGAGGGATCGGTACGTCGCGTCCGACGACCACAGTGTCAGCGGAGAGTCGTCCCGTCGACACGGAGTCGAGTACCGACGGTCCCGAACGAGAGGTGAGCGCCGACCGCCGGGCCTAACTGCCCGCCTCGAGTAGGCGCTGACATGGCGCGCCGACGCGTTCACGTCTACGTCTCCGGGCGAGTACAGGGCGTCTACTACCGTGCGACGACGCGGGACACGGCCCGCGACCACGGCGTCGACGGCTGGGTGACGAACTTAGACGACGGCCGCGTCGAGGCGGTGTTCGAGGGCGACCCCGACGCCGTCGAGTCGATGGTCGAGTTCTGTCACGAGGGGAGTTCCCGAGCGGACGTCGTCGACGTCGACGTGACCGAAGAGGATCCCGAAGGCATCGAGGGCTTCGAAGTCCGCTGGTAGAGGCGTACCGCCCGCCGCTCCGCTGTCGCCGTCATCGTTACCACGCTGGCGGGCGAACCGCCGCCCATGCTCACCGGTACTGAGATGGGCGTCGTCGACGAGAACGCCGCGGCCCTCGGCGTACCGCGCAAACAGTTGATGGAGTCCTCCGGCAACGCCGTCGCGCGGGCGGTCCGGGACCACGCCGACCCCGGCGACGCGGTGACTATCGTCGCCGGCCGCGGGAACAACGGCGGGGACGCCCTCGTCGCCGCGCGCTTCCTCGACGAGTTCGACCTCCGCGTCCTGCTGTTGGGCCGCCCGGAGACCATCACGACCGACATCGCCCGCGAGAACTGGGACGCGCTCCAGTCCGCCGAATACGCCACCGAAGAGGTCCGCGACGCCAGTGATCTCTCGCTCGCCGACCCCGCCGTCGTCGTCGACGCGATGCTCGGCACCGGAATCGGCGGCGCGCTGCGAGAGCCCGAAGCCACTGCCGCGAGCGCGATGAACGACGCCGACGCCCGGGTCCTCTCGGTGGACGTGCCCTCGGGACTCGACGCGGCGGACGGGACGCTCGCGGACAACGCGGTGGAAGCCGACCACGTCGTCACGTTCCACGACACGAAGCCCGGGCTCTCGGAACTGGACGCCGAGGTCACCGTCGCGGACATCGGCATCCCCGACGCCGCCGAACTGTTCGTCGAGCGCGGCGACCTCACGCGACTGAGCCGAGCCGGCGACGCGCACAAGGGCGACAGCGGCGAGGTGCTCGTCGTCGGCGGCGGCCCTTACACCGGCGCGCCGGCGCTCTCCGCCCAGGCCGCGCTCCGCGGCGGTGCCGACCTCGTCCGCGTCGCCGCCCCCGAGTCGGTCGCCCG encodes the following:
- a CDS encoding ATP-grasp domain-containing protein, which gives rise to MDNPAVPDGSAVVISNDAPGSVTTVRSLGKRGVRTIVASDSDRSPAFASKYCDERVRLPSPYDDLLSYRDVLLDLAARPSVKTIVPVREEDVYVLSRYREAFEDYLTPVWPTMETLAAVHDRLALFSAAERAGVAVPETRLLTDVDDWDRRLIAKGRYGALTDYYVDEIPPTESWSMPNTQYFEPGDPPDVEDLIDRMGHVPIVQEYVAGTEYTIRALYDEGEALFSTQKALRRGFKYPRGPSVYHEAVDIPELREAGLAVLDELGWHGVASVGFIRDDETGEFKILEVNPRFWSSLPCDLHAGVDYPLYYWRLANGDRGPFAPDYRPGTASHFLRGEISHLHSVATEEYPFVEKPSLSRTAAATVGSMVAQPHFDFLDRDDVRPFVRDTVNAVLEKGGIGTSRPTTTVSAESRPVDTESSTDGPEREVSADRRA
- a CDS encoding NAD(P)H-hydrate dehydratase, encoding MLTGTEMGVVDENAAALGVPRKQLMESSGNAVARAVRDHADPGDAVTIVAGRGNNGGDALVAARFLDEFDLRVLLLGRPETITTDIARENWDALQSAEYATEEVRDASDLSLADPAVVVDAMLGTGIGGALREPEATAASAMNDADARVLSVDVPSGLDAADGTLADNAVEADHVVTFHDTKPGLSELDAEVTVADIGIPDAAELFVERGDLTRLSRAGDAHKGDSGEVLVVGGGPYTGAPALSAQAALRGGADLVRVAAPESVAREIQGYTENLIVREYEADFLGPEQVDWLSGLAADHDTVVLGPGMGDADETLSAVEEFLGGYEGTAVVDADPLAVVPDIETDAELVCTPHQGELQKMGGETSDDWRERAGLVESFAADIGHTLLVKGAYDVITDGDETRINRTGNPGMTVGGTGDVLAGVTGALTCVQEPRHAAAIAAHAVGDAGDSVVDERGYGLVATDLLAEVPPALWK
- a CDS encoding DNA-3-methyladenine glycosylase family protein, which translates into the protein MERGTIDVTSLAGGLDLQATVESGQSYLWDREDGRMYEREAASGGDAWYWTTLRTDEGPVVVRVRQADGELVWESSIDAESRVRTLLGLDDDLPAIRETAPPDAVVEEAFDAYWGMRIVRDPAFPTLIAFICSAQMRVGRIHGMQRALRREFGETVSFDGRTYDAFPTPDALAAASEAELRDLNLGYRAPYVKRSAEMVANGEARPEDALGLEYEDARDALTAFVGVGDKVADCILLFSLGYLEAVPLDTWIRGTIEEYYPECDRGNYAETSRAIRETLGGEYAGYTQTYLFHYLRSGGRD
- a CDS encoding acylphosphatase, encoding MARRRVHVYVSGRVQGVYYRATTRDTARDHGVDGWVTNLDDGRVEAVFEGDPDAVESMVEFCHEGSSRADVVDVDVTEEDPEGIEGFEVRW